The proteins below are encoded in one region of Nitrosomonas ureae:
- a CDS encoding MAE_28990/MAE_18760 family HEPN-like nuclease produces MKIRSIDELENVISKEFAWRRKELSNIRNLSLSARKQTQLILLKSGVGLLYSHWEGFVKKSSIAYCDYINFQGLKYKQLKKNFHVCALLDVFEGQYPHRNFKSTLSVVDGSALQLEKTCKINSQKYIDTESNLNSSILKEITLKVGIDYDYYELKENLIDESFLGLRNAISHGEYRDIDEKDFIQLFEEVTGLIEIFKTQILNSAIQKSYLNKISI; encoded by the coding sequence ATGAAAATAAGGTCAATTGATGAGCTAGAGAATGTAATTTCAAAGGAATTTGCTTGGAGAAGGAAAGAGCTATCAAATATTCGAAATTTAAGCTTGTCAGCAAGGAAACAAACACAATTAATTCTTTTGAAATCTGGTGTAGGGCTTTTATATTCTCATTGGGAGGGCTTTGTAAAAAAATCCTCAATCGCATATTGCGATTATATAAATTTTCAAGGACTAAAATATAAACAACTGAAAAAGAACTTTCATGTATGCGCATTATTAGATGTTTTTGAAGGACAATACCCTCATAGAAACTTTAAGTCCACACTAAGTGTTGTAGATGGAAGCGCTCTACAGCTCGAAAAAACATGCAAGATCAACTCTCAAAAATATATTGACACAGAGTCAAATCTAAATTCTAGTATCTTAAAGGAAATAACATTAAAGGTTGGAATTGATTACGATTATTATGAATTAAAAGAAAACTTAATCGATGAAAGTTTTTTAGGTTTAAGGAATGCAATTTCCCATGGGGAATATAGAGATATAGATGAAAAGGATTTCATCCAATTATTTGAAGAAGTAACAGGGCTAATCGAAATTTTTAAAACCCAAATACTAAATTCTGCAATTCAAAAATCCTATTTAAATAAAATAAGTATATAA
- the cas1 gene encoding CRISPR-associated endonuclease Cas1, with product MAYTSLPIEKVRELLRMKFEENLPHRAIGRQLGIGHVSVCYLSKKFIASGQIWPTQLTNDELQLLFYREKIISKPVRALPDFDEVKLKLDNGISLRKIWKSYHLQYPEGYGRSRFHELYRLWLVNRLDLSTQLQVVSNPNTSTEFKHALKNQTVNSKNSDMTENIGEALRNAEGDWYSQVHEKTVITLAGHGARLTVERDELAINPGTSASTVKDKAKTLARGVHGIKAIVIVGYAGYITLDAIEWLAQQNVALYTIDLVGDLCLNLVPAISPHRPFQRRAQYTANSFLIARSIVIEKLNEASRVKPEVTLLYRRIQNDISRMNSLEMLRLAEGRAAQLYWNQWNFELAHYKDLPEHWRKYSNRTSPLTGSGRKAVHPVNAMLNYGYTILAGRLERALVYEGYDPAAGALHAYLDGRPSLAWDLIELLRPTVDEQLIGWIQTQKWRKRDFEVNDEGKVYLRQQLARVVIQKSWIPDVKIKKVIRWYAGQLVGRKEGKVEI from the coding sequence ATGGCTTATACATCTTTACCTATAGAAAAAGTTCGAGAATTACTTCGGATGAAATTCGAGGAAAATTTGCCTCACCGAGCTATTGGACGACAATTGGGAATCGGGCATGTATCGGTATGTTATCTCTCAAAGAAATTTATAGCATCGGGTCAGATTTGGCCGACTCAGTTAACCAATGACGAACTTCAATTACTATTCTATCGAGAAAAAATAATCTCGAAGCCAGTTCGGGCATTGCCTGATTTTGATGAAGTAAAGCTTAAGTTAGATAATGGCATTTCGTTGCGCAAAATCTGGAAGTCATATCATTTACAGTATCCCGAAGGATATGGTCGCAGCCGATTCCACGAACTGTATCGGTTGTGGCTAGTAAATAGACTTGATTTGAGTACTCAATTACAAGTGGTCTCGAATCCAAATACTTCTACAGAATTCAAGCATGCATTAAAGAATCAAACAGTAAATTCAAAAAACAGTGATATGACAGAAAACATAGGCGAAGCATTAAGAAATGCTGAAGGCGATTGGTATAGTCAAGTACACGAAAAAACCGTAATTACTTTAGCGGGACATGGTGCTCGTTTAACAGTGGAGAGAGATGAGCTTGCAATAAATCCAGGCACATCCGCATCCACAGTTAAAGATAAGGCAAAAACACTTGCTCGAGGAGTGCATGGGATAAAAGCAATTGTGATTGTTGGTTACGCAGGCTATATCACATTAGATGCCATTGAATGGTTAGCTCAACAAAATGTAGCTCTTTATACAATAGATTTGGTTGGGGATCTATGTTTGAATTTAGTCCCTGCCATTTCTCCACACCGGCCATTCCAGCGCAGAGCACAATATACTGCTAATTCGTTTTTAATCGCTCGCAGCATAGTCATCGAAAAACTAAACGAAGCTTCACGAGTAAAGCCAGAAGTAACACTCCTTTACCGACGCATTCAGAATGATATTTCTAGAATGAATAGCTTGGAAATGCTTCGCTTGGCTGAAGGGCGAGCAGCTCAGTTGTATTGGAATCAATGGAATTTTGAATTGGCACATTATAAAGATTTGCCGGAGCATTGGAGGAAATATTCGAATCGAACTTCACCGCTCACCGGATCAGGGCGCAAGGCCGTTCATCCTGTTAATGCAATGCTCAATTATGGCTACACAATACTGGCTGGACGTTTAGAGCGTGCATTAGTATATGAAGGCTACGATCCGGCAGCGGGTGCCTTGCATGCATACTTGGATGGACGGCCAAGTTTGGCTTGGGATTTGATTGAATTGTTGCGCCCAACCGTAGATGAGCAATTAATCGGTTGGATACAAACGCAGAAATGGAGAAAACGAGATTTTGAAGTAAATGACGAGGGAAAAGTTTATCTTAGGCAGCAGCTTGCACGAGTTGTCATTCAGAAAAGCTGGATTCCGGATGTTAAGATTAAGAAGGTTATTCGGTGGTATGCGGGGCAGTTGGTGGGAAGGAAGGAAGGTAAAGTGGAGATCTGA
- a CDS encoding IS5 family transposase, protein MPRLMLSDEFWSKLEKILLQEAIYNKRNLRMTVEGMLYRMRVGCPWRDLPEAFGSWNSIYKRFNAWSLSSKWLRIFKALSIDPDCEWEFIDGSYVKAHQHSAGAADKEPQAIGKSRAGNTTKIHLAVDSYGLPADFEITGGEVNDCSIAPDLIAKLPDAKAIVADKGYDSECIREQITKKGARAVIPRKRNSLKGNADMDWGLYGYRHLVENAFARLKQYRAVATRYDKLKRNFESMVAMACGYLWLPM, encoded by the coding sequence ATGCCCCGATTGATGCTCAGTGATGAGTTCTGGTCGAAGCTGGAGAAGATTCTGCTTCAAGAAGCGATATATAACAAGCGCAATCTGCGCATGACAGTAGAAGGTATGCTGTATCGAATGCGGGTTGGCTGCCCGTGGCGAGACTTGCCTGAGGCATTTGGAAGCTGGAATTCCATCTACAAAAGATTCAATGCGTGGTCATTAAGCAGCAAATGGTTAAGGATTTTCAAGGCGTTGTCTATTGATCCGGATTGTGAATGGGAATTTATTGATGGCAGCTATGTTAAAGCGCACCAGCATAGTGCAGGCGCAGCGGACAAGGAACCACAGGCGATCGGGAAAAGCCGCGCAGGCAATACCACAAAGATTCACCTGGCGGTTGATAGTTATGGTTTACCAGCCGATTTTGAAATCACCGGTGGAGAAGTCAATGACTGTTCTATAGCACCTGATTTGATTGCCAAACTGCCTGACGCGAAAGCGATTGTTGCGGACAAAGGCTATGACAGCGAATGTATACGAGAACAGATAACGAAGAAAGGGGCTCGAGCTGTGATACCGAGAAAGCGCAACTCGTTGAAGGGCAACGCAGATATGGATTGGGGTTTGTATGGATACCGACATTTGGTGGAAAATGCTTTTGCCCGGCTAAAGCAGTATCGGGCAGTAGCGACACGATACGACAAACTGAAGAGAAATTTTGAGAGTATGGTAGCCATGGCATGTGGATATCTGTGGCTACCTATGTGA
- a CDS encoding IS110 family transposase, with protein sequence MNNQSLSNHQTIVGGVDTHKDLHFVAIVDAYDRVLSSNSFPTTRQGYKSMLDWMQSFGEVKRIGIECTGTYGVGLLRYLQQFDIEILEVTAPDKTIRRKRGKDDTIDAENAAHAAFAGIRTVTPKTRDGMVESLRVLKMCRKTAIAARRIALQMIQMNIISAPEAIRESLRTMTRMQLIRTLAAWRPDLSGYRDISTAYKIALKSLARRYLELHDEIADLDVMISVIVDELAPELITGKAIGYESAAQLLITIGDNPERLKSEASFAALCGVNPIPASSGKVNRHRLNRGGDRAANSALHIIAIGRLRIDARTKEYVEKRLTQGHTKLEALRCLKRYIAREVYYTLRKRNNLINSAQIAA encoded by the coding sequence ATGAATAATCAATCATTATCCAATCATCAAACCATTGTTGGGGGAGTCGATACACACAAAGATCTTCATTTCGTCGCTATAGTCGATGCCTATGATCGAGTACTTTCCAGTAATTCTTTCCCAACGACGCGACAGGGTTATAAATCAATGTTGGATTGGATGCAATCTTTTGGTGAGGTCAAGCGCATTGGAATAGAATGCACAGGGACTTATGGTGTAGGCTTGTTAAGATATTTACAACAATTTGATATCGAAATTTTAGAGGTTACTGCACCAGATAAAACAATTCGGCGCAAACGTGGTAAAGACGACACAATTGATGCGGAAAATGCGGCGCATGCAGCATTTGCTGGTATACGCACCGTCACACCTAAAACGCGTGATGGCATGGTCGAATCGCTACGGGTTCTCAAGATGTGTAGGAAGACCGCCATTGCAGCTCGCCGTATCGCACTACAAATGATCCAAATGAATATTATCTCTGCGCCAGAAGCGATTCGTGAATCACTACGCACAATGACTCGAATGCAATTAATCCGTACCCTTGCTGCCTGGCGACCAGATCTGAGTGGGTATCGTGATATATCAACTGCATACAAAATTGCATTGAAATCGCTTGCACGACGATATTTGGAGTTACATGACGAAATTGCAGATTTGGATGTGATGATTTCCGTCATTGTTGATGAATTAGCCCCCGAACTGATTACAGGCAAAGCCATTGGATATGAATCTGCGGCACAGCTACTCATTACCATAGGAGACAATCCGGAACGCTTAAAGTCTGAAGCTAGCTTTGCGGCGTTGTGTGGTGTCAATCCAATTCCTGCCTCATCAGGCAAGGTCAATAGGCACAGGTTAAATCGTGGGGGTGATAGAGCGGCTAACAGCGCGCTGCATATTATTGCTATAGGACGATTGCGGATAGACGCCAGAACTAAAGAGTATGTTGAAAAGCGTTTAACTCAGGGTCACACTAAACTTGAAGCACTTCGTTGCCTTAAACGTTATATCGCAAGAGAGGTATATTACACTTTGAGAAAGAGAAATAATTTAATCAATAGCGCACAAATTGCAGCTTGA
- the rluB gene encoding 23S rRNA pseudouridine(2605) synthase RluB produces MKVNKPIRPAKKKTAARKKDAAEPLAASSAVSTALTFKLQKLLAQKGLGSRREMEVLIASGQVKLNDQTAVIGDRAGPGDIIRIGRRVIRIHEEEELPKVLLYHKPEGEIVSRSDPQDRPSVFDKLPYLRSSKWIAIGRLDFNTSGLLIFTNDGALANRMMHPRFEMEREYAVRILGELTEEQMQQLTTGITLEDGEAAFSYLADQGGEGANHWYRVILKEGKNREVRRMFEAIGLTVSRLMRVRFGPINLPPRIKRGQWLELDEKETRRLLSLIK; encoded by the coding sequence ATGAAAGTAAACAAGCCCATCAGGCCAGCCAAGAAAAAAACAGCTGCCCGAAAGAAAGATGCAGCAGAACCATTAGCGGCCTCCTCCGCTGTATCGACAGCACTCACTTTCAAGCTGCAAAAACTGTTAGCGCAAAAAGGTTTGGGCTCGAGACGGGAAATGGAAGTACTGATTGCTTCCGGACAAGTCAAACTGAATGACCAAACCGCCGTGATCGGAGACCGCGCCGGGCCGGGCGACATAATTCGTATCGGCAGGCGCGTAATTCGCATACATGAGGAAGAAGAGTTACCTAAAGTACTGCTCTATCACAAACCGGAAGGTGAAATTGTCAGCCGCAGTGATCCGCAAGACCGCCCTTCCGTCTTTGACAAACTGCCGTATTTGCGATCTTCCAAATGGATTGCTATCGGCCGCCTGGATTTTAATACCAGTGGCCTGTTGATTTTCACCAACGACGGTGCTTTGGCCAATCGTATGATGCACCCGCGTTTTGAAATGGAGCGGGAATATGCAGTGCGAATACTGGGTGAGCTCACCGAAGAACAAATGCAACAATTAACCACCGGTATAACATTAGAAGACGGTGAAGCAGCATTCTCCTATCTGGCGGATCAAGGCGGAGAAGGCGCAAATCACTGGTATCGCGTGATCTTGAAAGAAGGTAAAAATCGCGAAGTGCGACGCATGTTTGAAGCCATAGGATTAACGGTAAGCCGCCTCATGCGTGTGCGCTTCGGCCCGATCAATCTGCCGCCCAGAATCAAGCGCGGGCAATGGTTGGAATTGGATGAGAAGGAAACCCGACGATTATTGAGCTTGATCAAGTAG
- the chrA gene encoding chromate efflux transporter produces MPATADQNKNRPDAVSFMEAFIYWLKLGFISFGGPAGQISMMHQELVERRRWISEQRFLHALNYTMVLPGPEAQQLATYIGWLMHGTWGGIMAGALFVLPSFFILVALTWIYLIYSEVPAIAGILYGIKPAVTAIVLFAAYRIGSRALKNNLLRAISVAAFIAIFVFNLPFPYIVLMAGLIGYIGSHYMPDKFRSGNHHAKSKDTYGPALIDDDTPIPEHARFQWSRFIAFAVIGLLIWGSVMVMLAMQYGWSGVLTQMGWFFTKAAFMTFGGAYAVLPYVYQGGVEHYMWLNAVQMIDGLALGETTPGPLIMIVAFVGFVGGWSKAVFGPEMLFLAGAAGSGIATLFTFLPSFLFILLGGPFVEATRHDIKFTAPLTGITAAVVGVIVNLAVFFAYHVLWPNGFDAAFEWFSALIGIAAYIALFKYKAGIVTVIILCAVVGLSYTLLLGHF; encoded by the coding sequence ATGCCAGCAACAGCTGATCAGAATAAGAACCGACCTGACGCGGTCTCTTTCATGGAAGCTTTCATTTATTGGTTGAAGCTTGGATTTATCAGTTTTGGGGGGCCGGCGGGGCAAATCAGCATGATGCATCAGGAACTGGTCGAAAGACGGCGCTGGATTTCTGAGCAGCGTTTCCTGCATGCACTCAATTACACGATGGTGCTGCCGGGGCCGGAGGCCCAGCAGCTGGCGACTTATATCGGTTGGCTGATGCATGGCACTTGGGGCGGCATAATGGCGGGCGCGCTTTTTGTGCTGCCTTCTTTCTTTATTCTGGTGGCACTAACATGGATCTATCTGATATATAGTGAAGTGCCTGCGATTGCCGGAATTTTATATGGCATAAAACCTGCGGTAACGGCCATTGTACTGTTTGCAGCTTACCGCATTGGCTCTCGAGCGTTGAAGAACAACCTGTTGCGTGCGATTTCTGTGGCAGCATTCATTGCTATCTTTGTATTCAATTTGCCATTTCCTTATATCGTGCTGATGGCGGGTTTGATTGGTTACATTGGCTCGCATTATATGCCGGATAAATTCCGCAGCGGTAATCATCACGCGAAATCAAAAGATACTTATGGACCAGCTTTGATCGATGACGATACGCCAATTCCGGAACATGCCCGTTTTCAGTGGAGCCGGTTTATTGCATTTGCCGTCATCGGGCTTTTAATCTGGGGTAGTGTGATGGTTATGCTTGCCATGCAGTATGGCTGGAGTGGCGTGCTCACACAAATGGGCTGGTTTTTTACCAAGGCGGCGTTCATGACATTTGGCGGAGCTTATGCCGTTTTACCGTATGTCTATCAAGGTGGGGTCGAACATTATATGTGGTTAAATGCCGTGCAAATGATCGATGGCTTGGCGCTGGGCGAAACGACGCCGGGGCCTCTGATTATGATTGTCGCTTTTGTCGGTTTTGTCGGTGGTTGGAGTAAAGCGGTTTTCGGCCCGGAGATGCTTTTTCTAGCTGGTGCTGCCGGATCCGGCATCGCTACATTATTTACATTTTTACCCTCTTTTCTTTTTATTTTGCTGGGAGGGCCTTTTGTTGAAGCAACCCGGCATGATATTAAATTTACTGCACCTTTAACCGGAATTACCGCTGCTGTAGTCGGAGTAATAGTCAATCTGGCAGTTTTCTTTGCCTACCACGTGCTGTGGCCAAATGGCTTTGATGCTGCATTTGAATGGTTCTCGGCTTTGATCGGAATTGCTGCCTATATTGCGTTGTTCAAATATAAAGCTGGAATTGTAACCGTCATCATTTTGTGTGCCGTTGTTGGATTGAGTTATACTTTACTGCTGGGTCATTTCTAG
- a CDS encoding GmrSD restriction endonuclease domain-containing protein, with product MTNLDHQVEGKRKEIHTDAYPMSIGEIINLYLDGELDIHPEFQRIYRWNLIQKSRLIESLLLGIPLPSFFVAQREDGVWDVVDGLQRLSTIFSFLGIYKNDAGDIESPLRLTGTEYLPSLEGKCWSEDFDDSNHLSKELQRAFKREKIDLKIIKKESDEYTKYELFQRLNTFGSSLSDQEVRNCLLIMINKEMYSWLSDLANNDHFINVFPLTTKQIDEQYHLELVLRFLALKDVDVARVKGGIDIGEFLTKRMKELATDTSYNMPTEGRKLLKTFKILDLTLGENAFKKFQDGKYTGAFSLSIFEVIGLGLGFNIDSYDENNTIHLDKIREVSKSLLSNSNFEKNSGSGARASSRLPHILPMGRDLLRI from the coding sequence ATGACAAATTTAGATCATCAAGTAGAAGGAAAACGCAAGGAAATTCATACAGATGCTTATCCTATGTCAATAGGAGAAATCATTAATCTCTATTTAGATGGTGAGTTGGATATTCATCCTGAATTCCAGCGCATATATCGTTGGAATCTAATACAAAAAAGTCGTCTGATCGAATCATTATTGCTGGGGATACCTCTACCTTCATTTTTCGTTGCTCAAAGAGAGGATGGGGTATGGGATGTAGTAGATGGTCTACAAAGGCTCTCAACAATATTTTCGTTTTTAGGCATTTATAAAAATGATGCAGGAGATATAGAATCTCCATTAAGACTAACAGGCACCGAATATCTCCCTAGCTTAGAGGGTAAATGTTGGAGTGAAGATTTCGATGACAGTAATCATTTGTCTAAAGAACTTCAGCGAGCGTTTAAAAGAGAAAAGATAGATTTAAAGATAATTAAAAAAGAAAGTGATGAATATACAAAGTACGAATTATTTCAAAGGTTAAATACATTTGGAAGTTCATTGTCTGACCAGGAAGTAAGGAATTGTTTATTAATTATGATCAACAAGGAAATGTACAGCTGGCTCTCAGATTTGGCAAATAATGATCATTTTATAAATGTTTTTCCTTTAACAACAAAACAAATAGATGAACAATACCATTTAGAATTAGTACTAAGATTTTTAGCGCTTAAAGATGTTGATGTCGCTCGTGTAAAAGGCGGAATTGATATAGGAGAATTTCTAACAAAAAGAATGAAAGAGTTAGCAACAGATACTTCTTATAATATGCCAACCGAAGGACGTAAATTACTAAAAACATTCAAAATACTAGATCTAACACTTGGTGAAAATGCTTTCAAGAAATTTCAAGATGGAAAATATACAGGCGCGTTTTCATTATCGATTTTTGAAGTAATAGGATTAGGTCTGGGATTCAATATTGATAGTTATGACGAGAATAATACAATACATTTAGATAAAATACGTGAAGTTTCCAAAAGTTTACTTTCAAATAGTAATTTTGAAAAAAATAGCGGCTCGGGTGCTAGAGCTTCTTCAAGATTGCCTCATATCTTACCCATGGGTAGAGATTTACTAAGAATATGA